Proteins encoded by one window of Panicum virgatum strain AP13 chromosome 7N, P.virgatum_v5, whole genome shotgun sequence:
- the LOC120682264 gene encoding uncharacterized protein At4g15545-like produces MARHEASASAAGVDFHLPEEILAVIPTDPYEQLDVARKITSMAIASRVSRLEADAARLRRDLADRDRNEADLRARLAAALDENVKLAKERDSLAATAKKLARNLAKLEAFKKQLMKSLSEDNLLQLSETGLEHDAEDNLTARVPSWKDEVSSSYSSSDTSSRSTKTESTHGGGYQFSITPYIPQKVTPGSTPMISSTGGSPRSYSTGPSSPKFLSGPTSPTRSRSEGQSAFSSWQGSSHQYSAPTSPPQHRSFTGRPRIDGKEFFRQARTKLSYEQFGAFLANIKEFNAQKQSREDTLSKAEEIFGVEHKDLYISFQNMLNRNQS; encoded by the exons ATGGCGAGGCACGAGGCGtcagcgtcggcggcgggcgtgGACTTCCACCTCCCGGAAGAGATCCTGGCTGTGATCCCCACCGACCCGTACGAGCAGCTGGACGTGGCGCGCAAGATCACCTCCATGGCCATCGCCTCCCGCGTCTCCCGCCTCGAGGCCGacgccgcgcgcctccgccgTGACCTCGCCGACCGCGACCGCAACGAGGCCGACCTCCGcgcccgcctggccgccgccctcGATGAGAAC GTGAAACTGGCAAAGGAGAGGGACTCGCTCGCCGCTACGGCCAAGAAGCTGGCTAGGAATTTGGCAAAG CTGGAGGCATTTAAGAAACAGTTGATGAAATCATTGAGTGAAGATAATTTATTG CAATTGTCTGAAACCGGTCTGGAACATGATGCAGAGGATAATTTGACTGCCCGGGTCCCCTCTTGGAAAG AtgaagtttcaagcagttactcTTCTTCAGATACTTCCAGCAGATCTACAAAAACAGAATCCACTCATGGTGGAG GATACCAGTTCTCGATCACGCCATACATACCCCAAAAAGTAACTCCTGGTTCCACGCCTATGATTTCATCCACTGGTGGTTCACCCAGATCATATTCAACTGGCCCATCCTCTCCCAAGTTCTTATCTGGTCCAACTTCTCCTACAAGATCTCGATCTGAGGGCCAATCTGCATTTTCGTCATGGCAAGGATCAAGTCATCAGTATTCAGCACCCACATCTCCTCCTCAACACCGCTCATTCACAG GGCGGCCTCGTATAGATGGAAAGGAATTCTTTCGACAAGCACG GACGAAACTTTCTTATGAGCAATTCGGAGCATTTTTGGCGAACATCAAGGAGTTCAATGCTCAGAAACAATCACGAGAG GACACCCTGTCAAAAGCAGAAGAGATTTTTGGTGTAGAGCACAAAGATTTATACATTTCTTTCCAGAATATGCTTAATCGCAACCAATCATGA
- the LOC120682225 gene encoding probable LRR receptor-like serine/threonine-protein kinase At1g56130 isoform X1 has translation MKPRLSWSCCGCLHGSVFPGLLFLLLLNSWRAAAQAQPAAPPPQTDPVEAAAVNAILSKLGLSAPPSWNISGNPCSGAATDDTQLDDNPAFNPAIKCDCSDQNNTLCHVTRFKINTLDAVGPIPEELRNLTHLRKLDLRKNYFTGPLPAFIGELTALESMTVGINALSGPIPKELGNLTNLVSLALGSNNFNGTLPDELGKLTKLRQIYIDSNDFSGPLLSTLSQLKNLSILWASDNNFTGQIPDYLGSLTNLTELRLQGNSFQGPIPTSLSNLVKLSKLRIGDIVSGSSPLAFIGNMTSLGELVLRNSKISDTLASVDFSKFGNLSLLDLSFNNITGQIPQSILNLPSLSYLFLGNNSLSGSLPATKSPLLTNLDFSYNHLSGNFPSWATEKNLQLNLVANDFVMDSSNNSVLPRGLDCLQRNTPCFLDSPQSASFAVDCGGSRTISGSDNSMYQADNANLGAASYYVAGAPTWGVSSVGLFTNAPNGSYIIYSSRQFDNTLDSALFQTARMSPSSLRYYGIGLENGNYTITLQFAEVDFPDIQSWTSRGRRVFDIYIQGERKEQNFDIRKTAGGKSFTVVKKQYVVPVTKNFLEIHLFWAGKGTCCIPSKGYYGPAVSALSATPNFVPTVRSSEDSKSNNKTGVIVGVVVGVSVVTLISLAGIFLWCQKRRKLLLELEELYTILGRPNVFSYGELRSATENFCSGNLLGEGGYGSVYKGKLSEGRVVAVKQLSQSSNQGKKQFAAEIETISRVQHRNLVRLYGCCLESNTPLLVYEYLENGSLDHALFEKGGLHLDWPTRFEICLGIARGIAYLHEESTVRIVHRDIKASNVLLDADLNPKISDFGLAKLYDDKKTHVSTKVAGTFGYLAPEYAMRGHMTEKVDVFAFGVVALEIVAGESNYQNTFEENTTYIFERVWELYENGHPLDFVDPKLTEYNGDEVLCVIRAALHCTQGAPHKRPPMSKVVSMLTGDAADMAEEVTKPSYITEWQVKAVGSVSFTSSQVGSSSTQPSSGVHGGVQASPEPGDATPVLPSPLFTSIIDEGR, from the exons ATGAAGCCCAGGCTGAGCTGGAGCTGCTGCGGTTGCCTCCATGGCTCTGTCTTCCCCGGGCTGCTGTTCTTGCTGCTTCTGAATTCTTGGAGGGCGGCGGCTCAGGCtcagccggcggcgccgccgccgcagactgATCCTGTCGAAG cggcggcggtgaacgCGATCCTGAGCAAGCTGGGgctgagcgcgccgccgtcgtggaACATCAGCGGCAACCcctgcagcggcgcggcgacggaCGACACGCAGCTCGACGACAACCCGGCCTTCAACCCGGCCATCAAGTGCGACTGCTCCGATCAGAACAACACGCTCTGCCACGTCACCAGATT CAAGATAAACACGCTGGACGCGGTTGGTCCGATTCCGGAGGAGCTGCGGAACCTCACTCACCTCAGAAAGCT GGACCTGAGAAAAAATTACTTCACTGGGCCATTACCAGCATTCATTGGAGAACTAACTGCTCTGGAATCCAT GACGGTGGGCATCAATGCATTATCTGGACCTATCCCAAAGGAGCTTGGGAATCTTACCAATCTCGTATCACT GGCATTGGGGTCAAATAATTTTAATGGCACACTTCCAGACGAGCTAGGGAAACTGACAAAACTTCGACAAAT ATACATTGATAGTAACGACTTCAGTGGTCCTCTACTGTCAACATTATCGCAACTGAAGAATCTCTCAATCTT GTGGGCATCAGACAATAATTTCACTGGGCAGATACCTGATTATCTCGGGAGCTTGACTAACTTGACTGAACT GAGGCTTCAAGGGAATTCTTTTCAAGGCCCCATTCCTACAAGCCTTTCAAATCTTGTCAAGTTATCAAAATT AAGAATAGGCGACATAGTAAGTGGAAGCTCTCCACTGGCATTCATTGGCAACATGACATCTCTGGGTGAACT AGTGTTGAGGAATAGCAAGATATCTGATACACTAGCATCAGTAGACTTCTCCAAATTTGGAAATTTAAGCTTATT GGACCTGAGTTTCAACAATATCACAGGACAAATACCTCAATCGATTTTGAATCTTCCATCGCTTAGTTATTT ATTTCTTGGGAATAATAGCCTTTCGGGAAGTCTGCCTGCCACGAAAAGTCCCTTGCTGACCAATTT AGATTTTTCATACAACCATTTGTCAGGAAACTTTCCTTCATGGGCTACTGAGAAAAATTTGCAATT GAATTTGGTCGCCAACGACTTTGTGATGGATAGCTCCAATAACAG TGTTTTGCCACGGGGATTGGACTGTCTTCAGCGCAATACTCCTTGCTTTCTCGATTCTCCACAGT CTGCCTCCTTTGCTGTGGACTGTGGTGGTAGCAGAACCATATCAGGTTCAGATAATTCTATGTACCAGGCTGATAATGCTAATCTTGGAGCTGCATCGTACTACGTGGCTGGTGCACCCACATGGGGTGTTAGCAGCGTTGGATTattcacgaatgcacccaatggaaGTTACATAATCTACAGTTCACGCCAGTTTGATAACACGCTAGATTCTGCACTGTTCCAAACAGCAAGGATGTCACCGTCATCTCTGAGATACTATGGCATTGGACTTGAGAATGGAAACTACACCATTACACTTCAGTTTGCAGAGGTTGACTTTCCAGACATACAGTCTTGGACAAGCAGAGGGAGGAGGGTTTTTGATATCTACATCCAG GGTGAGCGCAAGGAGCAGAACTTTGATATTAGAAAGACAGCAGGAGGGAAATCCTTCACTGTTGTTAAGAAGCAGTATGTTGTTCCAGTGACCAAAAACTTCCTTGAGATTCATCTCTTTTGGGCTGGGAAGGGTACTTGCTGCATTCCTTCTAAGGGATACTATGGGCCTGCAGTATCGGCTCTGAGTGCAACTCCAA ATTTTGTCCCTACGGTGCGTAGTTCTGAAGACAGCAAGAGCAACAATAAAACTGGTGTCATTGTTGGAGTTGTAGTTGGTGTCTCAGTTGTTACATTGATCTCACTGGCTGGGATCTTCTTATGGTGTCAGAAAAGGAGAAAACTATTGTTAGAGCTAGAAG AATTGTACACCATACTTGGAAGGCCAAATGTCTTTAGCTATGGTGAGCTTAGGTCAGCTACGGAAAACTTCTGTTCTGGTAACCTTCTTGGTGAAGGAGGATACGGATCAGTTTATAAG GGTAAGTTGAGTGAGGGAAGAGTGGTGGCTGTGAAGCAGCTCTCTCAATCCTCTAATCAGGGGAAAAAGCAATTTGCTGCTGAAATAGAAACCATATCTCGAGTGCAGCACCGTAACCTTGTGAGGTTGTATGGTTGCTGCCTTGAGAGCAACACGCCATTGTTGGTTTATGAGTACCTGGAGAATGGGAGCCTTGATCATGCCTTGTTTG AGAAGGGAGGCTTGCATCTAGATTGGCCGACACGATTTGAGATTTGTTTGGGCATAGCAAGGGGTATTGCTTATCTCCATGAGGAGTCTACCGTCCGCATCGTGCACAGGGACATAAAGGCCAGTAATGTGTTACTGGATGCTGATCTTAATCCGAAGATCTCGGATTTTGGGCTTGCCAAGCTTTATGATGACAAAAAGACCCATGTCAGCACAAAAGTTGCTGGCACATT TGGTTATCTCGCACCTGAGTACGCCATGAGGGGTCATATGACTGAGAAGGTTGATGTGTTTGCATTTGGCGTGGTTGCATTGGAGATTGTTGCTGGCGAATCAAACTATCAAAATACGTTCGAGGAAAACACGACTTATATCTTTGAAAGG GTGTGGGAACTGTACGAAAACGGGCATCCTCTGGACTTCGTGGACCCCAAGCTTACCGAGTACAACGGCGATGAGGTCCTGTGCGTCATCCGCGCTGCGCTCCACTGCACCCAGGGCGCCCCCCACAAGCGGCCCCCCATGTCCAAGGTGGTCTCCATGCTCACCGGAGACGCTGCCGACATGGCCGAGGAAGTGACCAAGCCGAGCTACATCACGGAGTGGCAGGTGAAGGCCGTCGGCAGCGTCAGCTTCACGAGCAGCCAGGTCGGGTCGTCGTCCACACAGCCGTCCTCCGGCGTCCACGGCGGCGTCCAGGCGAGCCCGGAGCCCGgggacgccacgccggtgctcCCGTCGCCGCTGTTCACCTCCATCATCGACGAGGGCAGGTGA
- the LOC120682225 gene encoding probable LRR receptor-like serine/threonine-protein kinase At1g56130 isoform X2, whose amino-acid sequence MAGRVPVLFDGEEARVSLAERRNEECPASAPTSNSRDLRKNYFTGPLPAFIGELTALESMTVGINALSGPIPKELGNLTNLVSLALGSNNFNGTLPDELGKLTKLRQIYIDSNDFSGPLLSTLSQLKNLSILWASDNNFTGQIPDYLGSLTNLTELRLQGNSFQGPIPTSLSNLVKLSKLRIGDIVSGSSPLAFIGNMTSLGELVLRNSKISDTLASVDFSKFGNLSLLDLSFNNITGQIPQSILNLPSLSYLFLGNNSLSGSLPATKSPLLTNLDFSYNHLSGNFPSWATEKNLQLNLVANDFVMDSSNNSVLPRGLDCLQRNTPCFLDSPQSASFAVDCGGSRTISGSDNSMYQADNANLGAASYYVAGAPTWGVSSVGLFTNAPNGSYIIYSSRQFDNTLDSALFQTARMSPSSLRYYGIGLENGNYTITLQFAEVDFPDIQSWTSRGRRVFDIYIQGERKEQNFDIRKTAGGKSFTVVKKQYVVPVTKNFLEIHLFWAGKGTCCIPSKGYYGPAVSALSATPNFVPTVRSSEDSKSNNKTGVIVGVVVGVSVVTLISLAGIFLWCQKRRKLLLELEELYTILGRPNVFSYGELRSATENFCSGNLLGEGGYGSVYKGKLSEGRVVAVKQLSQSSNQGKKQFAAEIETISRVQHRNLVRLYGCCLESNTPLLVYEYLENGSLDHALFEKGGLHLDWPTRFEICLGIARGIAYLHEESTVRIVHRDIKASNVLLDADLNPKISDFGLAKLYDDKKTHVSTKVAGTFGYLAPEYAMRGHMTEKVDVFAFGVVALEIVAGESNYQNTFEENTTYIFERVWELYENGHPLDFVDPKLTEYNGDEVLCVIRAALHCTQGAPHKRPPMSKVVSMLTGDAADMAEEVTKPSYITEWQVKAVGSVSFTSSQVGSSSTQPSSGVHGGVQASPEPGDATPVLPSPLFTSIIDEGR is encoded by the exons atggctgggCGCGTACCAGTGCTCTTCGACGGCGAAGAGGCTCGGGTATCTCTTGCCGAACGGAGGAACGAGGAGTGCCCCGCTAGCGCTCCAACTTCAAACTCGAG GGACCTGAGAAAAAATTACTTCACTGGGCCATTACCAGCATTCATTGGAGAACTAACTGCTCTGGAATCCAT GACGGTGGGCATCAATGCATTATCTGGACCTATCCCAAAGGAGCTTGGGAATCTTACCAATCTCGTATCACT GGCATTGGGGTCAAATAATTTTAATGGCACACTTCCAGACGAGCTAGGGAAACTGACAAAACTTCGACAAAT ATACATTGATAGTAACGACTTCAGTGGTCCTCTACTGTCAACATTATCGCAACTGAAGAATCTCTCAATCTT GTGGGCATCAGACAATAATTTCACTGGGCAGATACCTGATTATCTCGGGAGCTTGACTAACTTGACTGAACT GAGGCTTCAAGGGAATTCTTTTCAAGGCCCCATTCCTACAAGCCTTTCAAATCTTGTCAAGTTATCAAAATT AAGAATAGGCGACATAGTAAGTGGAAGCTCTCCACTGGCATTCATTGGCAACATGACATCTCTGGGTGAACT AGTGTTGAGGAATAGCAAGATATCTGATACACTAGCATCAGTAGACTTCTCCAAATTTGGAAATTTAAGCTTATT GGACCTGAGTTTCAACAATATCACAGGACAAATACCTCAATCGATTTTGAATCTTCCATCGCTTAGTTATTT ATTTCTTGGGAATAATAGCCTTTCGGGAAGTCTGCCTGCCACGAAAAGTCCCTTGCTGACCAATTT AGATTTTTCATACAACCATTTGTCAGGAAACTTTCCTTCATGGGCTACTGAGAAAAATTTGCAATT GAATTTGGTCGCCAACGACTTTGTGATGGATAGCTCCAATAACAG TGTTTTGCCACGGGGATTGGACTGTCTTCAGCGCAATACTCCTTGCTTTCTCGATTCTCCACAGT CTGCCTCCTTTGCTGTGGACTGTGGTGGTAGCAGAACCATATCAGGTTCAGATAATTCTATGTACCAGGCTGATAATGCTAATCTTGGAGCTGCATCGTACTACGTGGCTGGTGCACCCACATGGGGTGTTAGCAGCGTTGGATTattcacgaatgcacccaatggaaGTTACATAATCTACAGTTCACGCCAGTTTGATAACACGCTAGATTCTGCACTGTTCCAAACAGCAAGGATGTCACCGTCATCTCTGAGATACTATGGCATTGGACTTGAGAATGGAAACTACACCATTACACTTCAGTTTGCAGAGGTTGACTTTCCAGACATACAGTCTTGGACAAGCAGAGGGAGGAGGGTTTTTGATATCTACATCCAG GGTGAGCGCAAGGAGCAGAACTTTGATATTAGAAAGACAGCAGGAGGGAAATCCTTCACTGTTGTTAAGAAGCAGTATGTTGTTCCAGTGACCAAAAACTTCCTTGAGATTCATCTCTTTTGGGCTGGGAAGGGTACTTGCTGCATTCCTTCTAAGGGATACTATGGGCCTGCAGTATCGGCTCTGAGTGCAACTCCAA ATTTTGTCCCTACGGTGCGTAGTTCTGAAGACAGCAAGAGCAACAATAAAACTGGTGTCATTGTTGGAGTTGTAGTTGGTGTCTCAGTTGTTACATTGATCTCACTGGCTGGGATCTTCTTATGGTGTCAGAAAAGGAGAAAACTATTGTTAGAGCTAGAAG AATTGTACACCATACTTGGAAGGCCAAATGTCTTTAGCTATGGTGAGCTTAGGTCAGCTACGGAAAACTTCTGTTCTGGTAACCTTCTTGGTGAAGGAGGATACGGATCAGTTTATAAG GGTAAGTTGAGTGAGGGAAGAGTGGTGGCTGTGAAGCAGCTCTCTCAATCCTCTAATCAGGGGAAAAAGCAATTTGCTGCTGAAATAGAAACCATATCTCGAGTGCAGCACCGTAACCTTGTGAGGTTGTATGGTTGCTGCCTTGAGAGCAACACGCCATTGTTGGTTTATGAGTACCTGGAGAATGGGAGCCTTGATCATGCCTTGTTTG AGAAGGGAGGCTTGCATCTAGATTGGCCGACACGATTTGAGATTTGTTTGGGCATAGCAAGGGGTATTGCTTATCTCCATGAGGAGTCTACCGTCCGCATCGTGCACAGGGACATAAAGGCCAGTAATGTGTTACTGGATGCTGATCTTAATCCGAAGATCTCGGATTTTGGGCTTGCCAAGCTTTATGATGACAAAAAGACCCATGTCAGCACAAAAGTTGCTGGCACATT TGGTTATCTCGCACCTGAGTACGCCATGAGGGGTCATATGACTGAGAAGGTTGATGTGTTTGCATTTGGCGTGGTTGCATTGGAGATTGTTGCTGGCGAATCAAACTATCAAAATACGTTCGAGGAAAACACGACTTATATCTTTGAAAGG GTGTGGGAACTGTACGAAAACGGGCATCCTCTGGACTTCGTGGACCCCAAGCTTACCGAGTACAACGGCGATGAGGTCCTGTGCGTCATCCGCGCTGCGCTCCACTGCACCCAGGGCGCCCCCCACAAGCGGCCCCCCATGTCCAAGGTGGTCTCCATGCTCACCGGAGACGCTGCCGACATGGCCGAGGAAGTGACCAAGCCGAGCTACATCACGGAGTGGCAGGTGAAGGCCGTCGGCAGCGTCAGCTTCACGAGCAGCCAGGTCGGGTCGTCGTCCACACAGCCGTCCTCCGGCGTCCACGGCGGCGTCCAGGCGAGCCCGGAGCCCGgggacgccacgccggtgctcCCGTCGCCGCTGTTCACCTCCATCATCGACGAGGGCAGGTGA
- the LOC120683115 gene encoding mitochondrial import receptor subunit TOM34-like, which translates to MAGAGATEVERAHDLYRGGRHREALELYSAALAAARGPVQRIALHSNRAACYLKLHDFHKAAEECTSVLELDREHAGALMLRAQTLVTLKDYQSALFDVNRLIEINPSSEVYRNLQARLKTQLSLAPIPECEEESMYLEEEKEELPPKGHQKIETSITKPDQPETELVLENKPPNGHVLERKSTTEPQKVNAAPILLSKPQGWEAIPKPKGHSGLDYSKWDSVEDDSSEDEDDDEEEELPHYKFKVRTVGVRSVK; encoded by the exons atggcgggcgcgggcgcgacgGAGGTGGAGAGGGCGCACGACCTCTACCGGGGCGGCCGCCACCGGGAGGCGCTGGAGCTCTACtccgcggcgctggcggcggcgcggggcccgGTCCAGCGCATCGCGCTCCACAGCAACCGCGCCGCATGCTACCTGAAGCTCCACGACTTCCACAAG GCAGCAGAAGAGTGTACATCTGTCCTTGAGTTGGATAGGGAGCATGCTGGAGCTTTGATGTTACGTGCCCAGACTCTGGTTACTCTGAAAGATTATCAGTCAGCTCTGTTTGATGTCAACAGGCTCATTGAGATAAATCCATCGTCTGAAGTATATCGGAACCTGCAGGCACGATTGAAGACACAGCTA TCACTGGCCCCAATTCCTGAGTGTGAAGAGGAGTCCATGTATcttgaagaagaaaaggaagaacTTCCTCCAAAAGGACATCAGAAGATTGAGACTTCTATCACTAAGCCTGACCAACCTGAAACTGAACTGGTTCTCGAGAACAAACCTCCAAATGGACATGTTCTCGAAAGAAAATCTACAACTGAACCTCAGAAGGTTAATGCTGCTCCCATTCTGCTGTCAAAACCCCAGGGCTGGGAGGCCATCCCAAAACCAAAGGGCCATTCAGGTCTTGATTACTCAAAGTGGGACAGTGTTGAAGATGATTCGAgtgaagatgaggatgatgatgaagaagaagagttaCCGCACTATAAGTTTAAAGTCAGAACTGTTGGTGTGCGGTCCGTAAAGTGA